The Solibacillus daqui genome has a segment encoding these proteins:
- the hydA gene encoding dihydropyrimidinase yields MKKIVTGGTIVTAADTYKADLLIEDGVITQIAPSIQEEDAEIIDASGKLIFPGGIDPHTHLDMPFNNTVTDDDWESGTIAAAFGGTTTIIDFCISAGSPTLMDAIDTWHSKSKDKAVIDYGFHLMIGDLNEQRLKELPEALERGGISSIKVFLAYAKEFQATDRTLFQAFKVGKELGATVMVHCENGSVIDELVEEAKAKGNTAPIYHALTRPPEVEGEATKRAIELANLAGAQLYVVHVTCKEAVDEIISARNKGYNVLGETCPPYLVLDQSALAKPDFEGAKYVWSPPLRPKEHQEVLWNALKAKQLQTIGSDQCSFSFNGKKSLGKDDFSKIPNGGPFIEDRFSVIYSEGVEKGRISINEFVDMISTQSAKIFGLFPQKGTIAIGSDADIVLFDPTVKRTISAETHHMNVDYNAFEGLEVTGEPTSVLVRGEYVIKEKKFVGKLGSGKYIRREVKNTTKVSS; encoded by the coding sequence ATGAAGAAGATCGTAACTGGAGGAACTATTGTAACGGCTGCCGATACGTATAAAGCAGATTTATTAATCGAAGACGGGGTAATTACGCAAATTGCACCGAGTATACAAGAGGAAGATGCGGAAATTATTGATGCGTCAGGAAAGCTTATTTTCCCAGGAGGAATTGATCCGCATACCCATTTAGATATGCCTTTTAATAATACCGTTACCGATGATGATTGGGAGTCAGGGACGATTGCAGCAGCATTTGGAGGAACGACAACAATTATTGATTTCTGCATTAGTGCCGGTTCTCCTACTTTAATGGATGCCATTGATACATGGCATAGCAAATCGAAAGACAAGGCGGTTATTGACTACGGTTTCCACCTAATGATTGGTGATTTAAATGAGCAACGTCTAAAAGAATTGCCTGAAGCGCTAGAACGAGGCGGGATAAGTTCAATCAAAGTGTTTTTAGCATATGCAAAGGAATTCCAGGCAACAGACCGTACATTATTCCAAGCATTTAAAGTTGGAAAAGAGCTAGGTGCAACGGTTATGGTGCACTGTGAAAATGGGTCGGTTATTGACGAGCTAGTAGAAGAGGCGAAAGCAAAGGGTAATACAGCTCCAATTTATCATGCATTAACACGCCCTCCAGAAGTAGAAGGAGAAGCGACAAAACGTGCGATTGAACTTGCAAATTTAGCGGGAGCACAATTATATGTTGTACATGTTACATGTAAAGAAGCCGTTGATGAAATTATTTCAGCGCGCAATAAAGGCTACAATGTTTTAGGTGAAACATGCCCACCGTATTTAGTGTTGGATCAATCAGCATTAGCAAAGCCGGACTTTGAAGGGGCAAAATATGTATGGTCACCACCTTTACGCCCGAAAGAGCATCAGGAAGTATTATGGAATGCATTGAAAGCGAAGCAATTACAAACAATTGGTTCAGATCAATGCTCTTTCAGCTTTAACGGCAAAAAGTCATTAGGGAAAGATGATTTCTCGAAAATTCCAAATGGAGGGCCATTTATTGAGGATCGCTTCTCTGTTATATATTCGGAAGGCGTAGAAAAAGGCCGAATTTCAATTAATGAATTTGTTGATATGATTTCTACACAGTCCGCAAAGATTTTCGGATTATTCCCGCAAAAGGGGACGATTGCTATTGGATCAGATGCCGATATTGTCTTATTTGATCCGACAGTTAAACGTACGATTTCAGCGGAGACGCATCACATGAATGTGGACTATAACGCATTTGAAGGGTTGGAAGTAACAGGTGAACCGACAAGCGTTTTAGTACGTGGTGAATACGTAATTAAAGAAAAAAAATTCGTAGGTAAACTTGGAAGTGGCAAGTATATCCGACGAGAAGTAAAGAACACAACTAAAGTATCTTCATAA